One part of the Sphingobium yanoikuyae genome encodes these proteins:
- a CDS encoding DUF1905 domain-containing protein, whose product MWRGEGKDGQPSFLTIDGYVAEAIRVASSGHSAAWGSVYVEAAISKTCWRTSVFPSKARQGYMLPIKASVRKAEKLAEGDLITVRITLSKGPSR is encoded by the coding sequence TTGTGGCGCGGGGAAGGCAAGGATGGCCAGCCGTCATTTCTGACGATCGACGGCTACGTCGCGGAAGCCATCCGTGTAGCATCGTCTGGTCACTCAGCGGCTTGGGGATCAGTCTATGTAGAGGCTGCCATCAGCAAAACTTGTTGGCGCACATCGGTTTTTCCGAGCAAGGCCCGCCAAGGCTACATGCTACCCATCAAGGCGAGCGTGAGAAAAGCAGAAAAGCTGGCCGAAGGCGACTTGATCACGGTACGCATTACCCTATCCAAGGGACCATCACGCTAG
- the groES gene encoding co-chaperone GroES, with translation MHFRPLHDRVVVRRIEAEEMTSGGIIIPDTAKEKPQEGEVVTVGPGARDEAGKLVELSVQAGDRVLFGKWSGTEVKIDGEDLLIMKENDILGVIEPKAELKQAA, from the coding sequence ATGCATTTCCGCCCCTTGCACGACCGTGTGGTCGTCCGCCGCATCGAAGCCGAGGAGATGACCTCGGGCGGCATCATCATCCCCGACACCGCCAAGGAAAAGCCGCAGGAAGGCGAAGTCGTCACCGTTGGTCCGGGAGCGCGCGACGAAGCCGGAAAGCTCGTCGAGCTATCAGTCCAGGCCGGCGACCGCGTCCTTTTCGGCAAATGGTCGGGGACCGAGGTCAAGATCGATGGCGAGGATCTGCTCATCATGAAGGAGAACGATATCCTCGGCGTGATCGAGCCCAAGGCAGAGCTCAAGCAGGCGGCGTGA
- a CDS encoding xanthine dehydrogenase family protein molybdopterin-binding subunit, translated as MSLIDSGKALAQGLMQGAMAKVVALAPDSWMPGGEPDPLIRHQHGHVGKPVSRIDGPLKVTGAAPFAAEFPLENMVYAAIVYSRIAKGRITSLNVERAESAPGVLLVMTYRNAPRLKPAPLFMSDPKAAAGDSIPVLQDEKIYWNGQPIAIILADTQEQADHAAGLIDVAYAAEPAETDFHAAIARGTTQSQFMGQPLHDEVGDAQAAFEKAAVKIDAAYSTPRHNHNPIELHAVTLSWEGDTLRIHDAQQAVAHSAWTLGQVLDLPADKVVITSPYVGGGFGSKTLWQHQIIAAAAAKLVERPVRLMLTREGVYRTVGGRSPTEQQVALGATAEGKLTALIHRGVTAKTSHNVMPEPFILPTRSAYAAENILLDVQHVEIDMTSNTFMRAPGEAVGTFALECAMDELAEKLGIDPIELRLRNEPEKDPISGLPFSARHIDQAWRDGAERFGWSARNPLPRMHQEGEWLIGMGCATATYPYYRMPGGAARITLSRAGHATIDIAAHEMGMGTATAQTQVAAERLGLPMSHVQFNYGDSTLPGLVLAGGSQQTASIGASVIAAYNKLVAQLLALAGNDSPLAGLKQAEVGSRDGGLASLDDPSRYESYTSILSRAQRDAVVIEAEPPMPLETMHWSMHSHGAMFCEVRVNMITGEPCISRFLGSFDCGRILNPKTAASQFRGGIIMGLGLALMEEAQFDERSGRIMNPSLAEYHMPVHMDVPEIDVIWTDIPDPHTPMGARGVGEIGITGTGAAVANAIYNATGKRVRDLPITLDKLI; from the coding sequence ATGAGCCTGATCGATAGCGGCAAGGCGTTGGCGCAAGGCCTGATGCAGGGCGCGATGGCGAAGGTAGTGGCGCTCGCGCCAGATAGTTGGATGCCGGGAGGCGAACCCGATCCGCTCATCCGTCACCAGCATGGTCATGTCGGCAAGCCCGTCTCGCGCATCGACGGGCCACTCAAGGTGACGGGGGCTGCTCCTTTTGCGGCGGAGTTTCCTCTGGAAAACATGGTCTATGCCGCCATCGTCTACAGCAGGATCGCGAAAGGCCGCATCACCTCGCTCAATGTCGAAAGGGCTGAGAGCGCGCCCGGCGTCCTGCTCGTGATGACCTATCGTAACGCGCCAAGACTAAAGCCTGCCCCCCTGTTCATGAGTGATCCCAAGGCCGCTGCGGGCGACAGCATTCCCGTCCTACAGGATGAGAAGATCTACTGGAACGGTCAGCCTATCGCCATCATACTTGCTGACACGCAGGAGCAAGCGGACCATGCCGCTGGCCTGATCGATGTGGCCTATGCGGCCGAGCCGGCGGAGACCGACTTCCACGCGGCGATCGCCAGGGGTACCACCCAATCGCAGTTCATGGGCCAGCCGCTGCATGACGAGGTGGGCGATGCGCAGGCAGCGTTCGAAAAGGCCGCCGTCAAGATCGACGCGGCCTATTCGACGCCGCGCCACAATCATAATCCTATCGAACTTCATGCCGTCACGCTTTCGTGGGAGGGCGACACACTCCGCATCCATGACGCGCAGCAGGCTGTCGCGCATTCGGCCTGGACGCTGGGGCAGGTGTTAGATCTACCCGCGGACAAGGTCGTCATCACATCGCCTTATGTCGGCGGCGGTTTCGGCAGTAAGACGCTGTGGCAGCATCAGATCATTGCGGCCGCAGCCGCGAAGCTTGTCGAGCGACCTGTCCGATTGATGCTGACCCGAGAAGGTGTCTACCGCACGGTTGGTGGTCGTTCGCCGACCGAGCAGCAGGTTGCTCTGGGCGCGACCGCCGAGGGCAAGCTCACCGCACTCATCCATCGCGGTGTGACGGCCAAGACATCGCACAATGTCATGCCCGAACCATTCATCCTCCCGACGCGCAGCGCATACGCCGCGGAGAATATCCTGCTGGACGTCCAGCATGTCGAGATCGACATGACCAGTAACACATTCATGCGCGCGCCGGGCGAAGCGGTGGGCACCTTCGCGCTTGAATGCGCGATGGACGAACTGGCCGAGAAGCTCGGTATCGATCCCATCGAGCTCCGCTTGCGCAACGAGCCGGAGAAGGACCCGATATCCGGTCTGCCCTTTTCAGCGCGGCATATTGATCAGGCATGGCGCGACGGGGCCGAGCGCTTCGGGTGGAGCGCACGCAACCCTCTGCCGCGCATGCACCAGGAAGGCGAATGGCTGATCGGCATGGGATGCGCCACCGCTACCTATCCCTATTACCGGATGCCCGGCGGCGCAGCCCGCATCACCCTGTCTCGCGCCGGCCATGCGACGATCGACATCGCCGCGCACGAAATGGGCATGGGTACGGCTACGGCGCAGACACAGGTGGCAGCTGAACGACTGGGCCTGCCGATGTCACACGTCCAATTCAACTATGGCGACTCAACCTTGCCTGGGCTGGTCCTTGCAGGCGGATCGCAGCAGACTGCATCGATCGGCGCCTCGGTGATTGCGGCCTACAATAAGCTGGTTGCGCAACTGCTGGCTCTGGCAGGAAATGACTCGCCTTTGGCTGGGCTGAAACAGGCAGAGGTGGGAAGTCGGGATGGCGGCCTAGCCAGCCTGGACGATCCATCGCGGTATGAAAGCTACACGTCGATCCTCTCGCGCGCCCAGCGCGACGCCGTCGTCATCGAAGCCGAGCCGCCCATGCCGCTCGAGACCATGCACTGGTCGATGCACAGCCACGGCGCCATGTTCTGCGAAGTGCGGGTCAACATGATTACGGGTGAACCGTGCATATCTCGCTTCCTGGGATCGTTCGACTGCGGCCGCATCCTCAATCCCAAGACGGCGGCGAGTCAGTTCAGGGGGGGCATCATCATGGGCCTGGGCCTCGCGCTGATGGAAGAAGCACAGTTCGACGAGCGGAGCGGACGGATCATGAACCCCAGCCTCGCTGAATATCATATGCCCGTGCATATGGACGTTCCCGAAATCGATGTCATCTGGACCGACATACCCGATCCCCACACACCCATGGGCGCGCGCGGCGTCGGCGAAATTGGCATCACCGGTACGGGGGCGGCGGTCGCCAACGCGATCTACAATGCGACTGGGAAACGCGTGCGTGATTTGCCGATCACGCTCGACAAATTGATTTAG
- the tnpB gene encoding IS66 family insertion sequence element accessory protein TnpB (TnpB, as the term is used for proteins encoded by IS66 family insertion elements, is considered an accessory protein, since TnpC, encoded by a neighboring gene, is a DDE family transposase.): MVATRPVDFRKGPDALAALVGAEYGGDPYSGVIYVFRAKRSDRIKLVWWDGTGLCLMAKKLETGGFKWPGIQDGVMRLTSAQLGALLEGLDWRRVHGGRRPIVPQIAG; the protein is encoded by the coding sequence ATGGTCGCGACGCGCCCGGTGGATTTCCGCAAGGGACCTGACGCCCTGGCCGCGCTGGTCGGAGCCGAGTACGGCGGCGATCCCTATTCGGGCGTGATCTACGTGTTCCGGGCGAAGCGTTCGGACCGGATCAAGCTGGTCTGGTGGGACGGCACGGGCCTGTGTCTGATGGCCAAGAAGCTCGAGACCGGTGGCTTCAAGTGGCCGGGCATCCAGGACGGCGTGATGCGCCTGACCTCGGCGCAACTCGGTGCCCTTCTGGAGGGTCTGGACTGGCGCAGAGTGCACGGTGGACGCCGTCCCATTGTCCCGCAGATTGCCGGTTGA
- the tnpC gene encoding IS66 family transposase, giving the protein MLMEADLPDDVEALRALVLEQARELDTLKVFQADVERLKAIIEALQRHRFGRRSEQFDPDQFELALEEVETALAEAEHARDKASRTPAERPRKSNRGSLPAHLERIEQVVDVEDKACPCCGGALHQIGEDVAERLDVVPTTFRVLVTRRPRYGCRSCESAIVQAPAPARIVEGGIPTEALIAQVLVAKYADHLPLYRQAQIYARQGIQLDRSTLADWVGRAAWYLRPLRDHILERLRRSERLFADETTAPVLDPGRGRTKTGQLWAYARDDRPWGGDDPPMVAYVYAADRKGERAEAHLGDFAGILQVDGYGGYAALARRRQQISLAFCWAHVRRKFYELADNSPVATEVLRRVALLYAIEDEARGLSAEQRRAVRHDRSRIIVDDLRQYLEARIRQVSAKSKLGEAIRYALTRWDGLSRFLEDGRIDLDSNTVERSIRPLALNRKNALFAGSDEGGDNWAVIATLIENCKLSGINPHIWLTDTLNSLANGHPANGVAELMPWTTVG; this is encoded by the coding sequence ATGCTCATGGAAGCGGACCTCCCCGACGACGTTGAAGCGCTGCGTGCGCTCGTCCTCGAACAGGCCCGCGAGCTCGACACGCTCAAGGTTTTCCAGGCTGATGTGGAACGCCTGAAGGCGATCATCGAGGCTCTGCAGCGCCACCGTTTTGGACGCCGGTCAGAGCAGTTCGATCCTGATCAGTTCGAGCTTGCGCTGGAAGAAGTCGAGACGGCGTTGGCTGAAGCCGAGCATGCCAGGGACAAGGCAAGCCGGACTCCCGCCGAGCGCCCCCGCAAGAGCAACCGCGGTTCGCTCCCTGCCCATCTCGAACGGATCGAGCAGGTCGTCGATGTCGAGGACAAGGCCTGTCCGTGCTGCGGCGGCGCGCTCCACCAGATCGGCGAGGATGTAGCCGAACGCCTCGACGTCGTGCCCACGACCTTCCGTGTCCTCGTCACCCGCCGCCCGCGCTACGGTTGCCGCTCGTGCGAGAGCGCCATTGTGCAGGCCCCGGCACCGGCGCGGATCGTCGAGGGCGGCATTCCCACCGAAGCGCTGATCGCCCAGGTGCTGGTCGCCAAGTACGCCGATCATCTACCGCTGTACCGCCAGGCGCAGATCTACGCCCGGCAAGGCATCCAGCTTGATCGATCCACCCTGGCAGACTGGGTCGGACGGGCAGCTTGGTATCTGCGCCCCTTGCGCGATCACATCCTTGAGCGATTGCGACGATCAGAACGACTATTTGCGGACGAAACTACGGCGCCGGTGCTCGATCCGGGGCGTGGGCGAACCAAGACCGGCCAGCTATGGGCCTATGCCCGCGATGACCGACCTTGGGGCGGCGATGATCCGCCGATGGTCGCCTATGTCTATGCAGCCGATCGCAAGGGCGAACGGGCAGAAGCGCATCTCGGTGATTTTGCAGGTATCCTGCAGGTCGATGGCTATGGCGGCTATGCCGCGCTCGCCAGGCGCCGCCAGCAGATCAGCCTCGCTTTTTGCTGGGCACACGTCCGGCGCAAGTTCTACGAGCTGGCCGACAACTCGCCGGTGGCAACGGAAGTGCTGCGTCGCGTCGCCTTGCTCTATGCCATCGAAGATGAGGCGCGAGGATTATCGGCGGAGCAACGCCGGGCTGTTCGCCATGACCGCAGCCGCATCATCGTCGATGATCTTCGCCAGTATCTCGAGGCCCGCATCCGCCAGGTCAGCGCCAAGAGCAAGCTCGGCGAAGCGATCCGCTACGCGCTCACCCGCTGGGATGGGCTGTCACGCTTCCTCGAGGATGGCCGCATCGACCTCGACAGCAACACCGTCGAACGCTCTATCCGGCCCCTCGCGCTGAACCGCAAGAATGCCCTGTTCGCCGGTTCCGACGAAGGCGGCGACAACTGGGCGGTGATCGCCACGCTCATCGAAAACTGCAAGCTCTCCGGCATCAACCCGCACATCTGGCTGACCGATACGCTGAACAGCCTGGCCAACGGTCATCCTGCGAACGGCGTCGCCGAACTCATGCCTTGGACCACCGTGGGCTGA
- a CDS encoding Hsp20 family protein, which yields MRPNFDFTPYRRSTVGFDRLFNLLEAGAREEDGYPPFDIQRIDDDNFRVTIAVAGFKPEDIEIVAHQNLLSVTGKRADDADKGEYLHRGIAARAFERRFQLADFIEVGNANFEHGLLSIELTRVVPEAMKPRRIEIFGAASNDKRLGEVKEKAAEPA from the coding sequence ATGAGACCGAACTTTGACTTTACGCCCTATCGCCGTTCGACGGTCGGCTTCGATCGTTTGTTCAACCTGCTCGAAGCGGGTGCGCGGGAGGAAGATGGCTATCCGCCCTTCGACATCCAGAGGATCGACGACGACAATTTCCGCGTCACCATCGCGGTCGCCGGCTTCAAGCCCGAGGATATCGAGATCGTCGCGCACCAGAACCTGCTCTCGGTCACCGGCAAGCGTGCCGATGACGCCGACAAGGGCGAATACCTGCATCGCGGTATCGCGGCCCGGGCGTTCGAGCGGCGCTTCCAGCTTGCCGATTTCATCGAGGTCGGGAATGCGAACTTCGAGCACGGCCTCCTGTCGATCGAGCTGACTCGTGTCGTGCCCGAGGCGATGAAGCCGCGCCGCATCGAGATCTTCGGCGCCGCTTCCAACGACAAGCGACTGGGCGAAGTGAAGGAAAAGGCGGCCGAGCCGGCCTGA
- the tnpA gene encoding IS66-like element accessory protein TnpA, giving the protein MSKGAQRFEVFTGAGKRREWPPEVKASIVAECYSGRDGVSAVARRHGLDPSQVYAWRRDLRKQLEAKGGILPSEEPEAVAFVPAVIEPSAVSGPAPTRRPRRRRCAAAAAVELEIDGVAVKIGRSADVGVIAAVIEALKATR; this is encoded by the coding sequence GTGAGCAAGGGCGCGCAGCGGTTCGAGGTGTTTACGGGCGCGGGCAAGCGGCGAGAGTGGCCGCCCGAAGTGAAGGCCTCGATTGTTGCAGAGTGCTATTCGGGCCGGGACGGGGTCAGTGCCGTGGCTCGCCGGCATGGGCTCGATCCCTCTCAGGTTTACGCGTGGCGGCGGGATTTGCGCAAGCAGCTCGAGGCCAAGGGGGGGATCCTGCCTTCGGAAGAGCCGGAAGCGGTCGCGTTCGTGCCTGCCGTAATCGAGCCCAGCGCGGTGTCCGGTCCTGCTCCCACGCGGCGTCCCCGCCGTCGACGTTGCGCAGCAGCTGCAGCTGTCGAGCTGGAGATCGACGGTGTGGCAGTGAAGATCGGCCGCAGTGCCGACGTCGGTGTGATTGCCGCGGTGATCGAAGCGCTCAAGGCGACGCGATGA
- a CDS encoding LuxR C-terminal-related transcriptional regulator, whose amino-acid sequence MIDRAKILVIDDSIEMRNVLCRLLRKDSRFEVVEEGVDCVHGVAMARDYAPDIAILDCPPPLKNELHYATQLRQVTPSIYIAMFTLQRSKTTIASALSAGCKAYFSKIEGPSVWQQAMDHALKGEPFFSGEASEFLVERVLDESVIPLRRLTPRQRQIVQQIAEGRRNTEIAEVLGMSVKTVEAHRLEAMKRLDLRNVADLVRYAIRNCIIEP is encoded by the coding sequence ATGATTGACCGCGCTAAGATATTGGTGATCGACGATAGCATAGAGATGCGAAACGTCCTGTGCCGGCTTCTGCGGAAAGATTCCCGCTTCGAAGTTGTCGAAGAAGGAGTAGATTGCGTACATGGTGTTGCTATGGCGCGCGATTACGCCCCCGACATCGCTATTCTTGATTGCCCTCCCCCTTTGAAGAATGAGCTGCACTACGCAACGCAATTGAGACAGGTTACTCCCTCCATCTACATCGCGATGTTCACTCTGCAGCGTAGCAAAACCACAATTGCCAGCGCCCTGAGTGCAGGCTGCAAAGCGTATTTCTCAAAAATTGAAGGGCCGTCGGTTTGGCAGCAGGCGATGGACCATGCCCTCAAAGGCGAACCCTTCTTTTCAGGAGAAGCGAGCGAGTTCCTGGTCGAGCGCGTGCTGGACGAAAGCGTAATCCCGCTGCGGCGGCTTACCCCACGACAGCGTCAGATTGTTCAGCAGATCGCTGAAGGGCGGCGAAACACGGAAATCGCTGAAGTTTTGGGCATGAGCGTCAAAACCGTGGAGGCACATCGCCTGGAAGCGATGAAACGCCTCGACTTACGAAATGTGGCAGACCTTGTTCGATATGCGATTCGCAATTGCATCATTGAACCATGA
- a CDS encoding RNA polymerase sigma factor: MLAAADVEDIVQECYCRLAQLPDVAHVAVPRAYLFTMARHILQRQVERARVVRIETASGIDGWEEEGDPLTPERFAQGRQELARVQAALAQLSDRARRIFIMRRVEGLSQKMIAQTLGISETIVENEASRGLRTILRTLTEPEQEQPSSSGGVRARKH; encoded by the coding sequence GTGCTTGCGGCGGCCGATGTGGAGGATATCGTGCAGGAATGCTATTGCCGTCTGGCCCAGCTGCCCGATGTCGCGCATGTTGCCGTGCCGCGCGCCTATCTTTTCACGATGGCGCGACACATATTGCAACGACAGGTGGAGCGGGCGCGGGTGGTTCGCATCGAGACTGCGTCCGGCATTGATGGTTGGGAAGAGGAAGGTGATCCTCTGACGCCCGAGCGCTTCGCGCAGGGACGCCAGGAATTGGCCAGGGTACAGGCGGCGCTGGCACAGCTGTCCGACCGTGCCCGCCGGATCTTCATCATGCGCAGGGTCGAGGGCTTGAGCCAGAAGATGATTGCCCAGACGCTGGGCATCAGCGAAACCATTGTCGAGAATGAGGCGAGCCGCGGCTTGAGAACCATTCTTCGCACATTGACCGAGCCCGAACAGGAACAGCCTTCGAGCAGCGGAGGTGTCCGTGCGCGAAAGCATTGA
- a CDS encoding class I SAM-dependent methyltransferase — translation MAQDSAWVAVSEFVRNPGMVGSAVPASARMVRRMLAPLDWQRISILVEYGPGTGRFTFEALERMRRDAVLLAIETGERFVKTLRQRCDDRRLIVVQGTAQDVNRHLAEHGLGEADCILTGLPFSTLEPGDAEAIMRETVRAMSPCGTLAAYQMRTAIRPLLRRHFASLRESYEWRNIPPCHLYWATGKRQ, via the coding sequence ATGGCGCAGGATTCAGCTTGGGTGGCAGTCTCGGAGTTTGTGCGCAATCCCGGCATGGTCGGCTCGGCCGTCCCGGCGAGCGCGCGCATGGTTCGCCGCATGCTCGCCCCGCTCGACTGGCAGCGCATCAGCATTCTGGTCGAATATGGTCCGGGCACGGGGCGTTTTACCTTCGAAGCGCTGGAGCGCATGCGGCGCGATGCCGTTCTTCTGGCGATTGAGACCGGCGAAAGATTCGTCAAAACTTTGCGGCAGCGCTGCGACGATCGCCGGCTCATCGTCGTTCAAGGAACGGCGCAGGACGTCAATCGCCACCTTGCCGAGCATGGACTGGGCGAGGCCGACTGTATTTTAACGGGCTTGCCCTTCTCGACGCTCGAGCCGGGCGACGCCGAGGCGATCATGCGCGAGACGGTGCGGGCCATGTCGCCGTGCGGCACGCTGGCGGCCTACCAGATGCGCACCGCCATCCGTCCGCTGCTGAGGCGTCATTTCGCGAGCCTGCGCGAAAGCTACGAATGGAGGAACATCCCGCCCTGCCATCTTTATTGGGCGACAGGAAAGCGGCAGTGA
- a CDS encoding YdcH family protein, translating to MNDHYLRYLEREHARLEAEIREEEKRLHPRHFLIGRLKKLKLAVKDQMAACSGHAEEREAA from the coding sequence ATGAACGACCACTATCTGCGCTACCTCGAGCGCGAACATGCGCGTCTCGAAGCCGAAATCCGCGAAGAGGAGAAGCGTCTCCATCCGCGCCATTTCCTGATCGGCCGGCTCAAGAAACTGAAGCTGGCGGTCAAGGACCAGATGGCGGCCTGCTCGGGTCACGCGGAAGAGCGCGAAGCCGCTTGA
- a CDS encoding Hsp20/alpha crystallin family protein — MAIRDLIPWSRQENRLPVPVSAERERETHPLQLLHRDVNRLFDDVFRNFGMPAFAGFDRMSGWPHLELGETDKEIRVTAELPGLDEKDVEIFVEDGALTLRGEKKSEVEDKDRGYSERSYGRFERRIGLPRGIERDKVAATFKNGVLTVTLPRTEAAEQHIRRVPVNGCAR; from the coding sequence ATGGCTATTCGTGATCTCATTCCCTGGAGCCGGCAGGAAAACCGGCTGCCCGTTCCGGTCAGCGCCGAGCGGGAAAGGGAAACCCATCCGCTTCAGTTGCTTCACCGCGACGTGAACCGTCTCTTCGACGATGTCTTTCGCAACTTCGGCATGCCCGCCTTCGCCGGCTTCGACCGCATGTCAGGATGGCCGCACCTTGAGCTGGGCGAGACCGACAAGGAGATTCGGGTAACGGCGGAACTGCCGGGCCTCGACGAGAAGGACGTGGAGATCTTCGTCGAGGACGGCGCCTTGACCTTGCGTGGCGAAAAGAAGTCCGAAGTCGAGGACAAGGATCGCGGCTACTCGGAGCGCAGCTATGGCCGCTTCGAGCGCCGCATCGGCCTGCCTAGGGGCATCGAACGCGACAAGGTCGCAGCCACCTTCAAAAACGGCGTGCTGACGGTCACGCTGCCGAGGACAGAGGCGGCGGAGCAGCACATCCGCCGGGTTCCCGTCAATGGCTGCGCCCGCTGA
- the groL gene encoding chaperonin GroEL (60 kDa chaperone family; promotes refolding of misfolded polypeptides especially under stressful conditions; forms two stacked rings of heptamers to form a barrel-shaped 14mer; ends can be capped by GroES; misfolded proteins enter the barrel where they are refolded when GroES binds) codes for MAAKEVKFASDARDRMLRGVDTLANAVKVTLGPKGRNVVIEKSFGAPRITKDGVTVAKEIELKDKFENMGAQMLREVASKQNDKAGDGTTTATVLAQAIVREGSKAVSAGMNPMDLKRGIDLAVGAVVKDLEAHARKVRANSEIAQVATISANGDEEVGRILAEAMEKVGNEGVITVEEAKSLATELETVEGMQFDRGYLSPYFVTNAEKLKVELEDPYILIHEKKLSNLQALIPLLEQVVQSGRPLLIIAEDVEGEALATLVVNKLRGGLKVAAVKAPGFGDRRKAMLEDIAVLTAGNVVSEELGTKLENVTIAMLGRAKKVIIDKDNTTVVDGAGARSDIDARVTQIRAQIETTTSDYDREKLQERVAKLAGGVAVIRVGGATEVEVKEKKDRVDDALHATRAAVEEGILPGGGIALLRALKALEGIKAANDDQQSGIDIVRRALRAPARQIADNAGEDGAFIVGKLLESEDYNWGFNAATGQYEDLVGSGVIDPAKVVRTALQDAASVASLLITTEALVAEAPKDDKGARATMPEMEY; via the coding sequence ATGGCTGCCAAGGAAGTGAAGTTTGCGTCGGACGCGCGTGATCGCATGCTGCGCGGCGTGGATACGCTTGCCAACGCAGTGAAGGTGACCCTGGGTCCGAAGGGCCGCAACGTGGTCATCGAGAAGTCGTTTGGCGCGCCGCGCATCACGAAGGACGGCGTTACCGTCGCCAAGGAGATCGAACTCAAGGACAAGTTCGAGAACATGGGCGCGCAGATGCTGCGCGAGGTCGCGTCGAAGCAGAACGACAAGGCCGGCGACGGCACCACCACCGCGACCGTGCTCGCCCAGGCGATCGTGCGCGAGGGTTCCAAGGCTGTCTCGGCAGGTATGAACCCGATGGACCTCAAGCGCGGCATCGACCTCGCCGTCGGCGCCGTGGTCAAGGACCTTGAAGCCCATGCGCGCAAGGTCCGCGCCAATAGCGAGATCGCCCAGGTCGCGACCATCTCCGCGAACGGCGACGAGGAAGTCGGCCGCATTCTCGCCGAGGCGATGGAGAAGGTCGGCAACGAGGGCGTGATCACCGTCGAGGAAGCCAAGAGCCTTGCGACCGAGCTCGAGACCGTCGAGGGCATGCAGTTCGACCGCGGCTATCTCTCGCCCTATTTCGTAACCAACGCCGAGAAGCTCAAGGTCGAGCTTGAGGATCCCTACATCCTTATCCACGAGAAGAAGCTGTCGAACCTCCAGGCGCTGATCCCGCTGCTCGAGCAGGTGGTGCAGTCGGGCCGGCCGCTTCTGATCATCGCCGAGGATGTCGAGGGCGAAGCGCTGGCGACGCTCGTCGTCAACAAGCTGCGCGGCGGCCTCAAGGTCGCGGCGGTCAAGGCGCCGGGCTTCGGCGATCGCCGCAAGGCGATGCTGGAAGACATCGCGGTACTCACGGCCGGCAACGTCGTCAGCGAGGAACTCGGCACCAAGCTCGAGAACGTCACGATCGCCATGCTCGGCCGCGCCAAGAAGGTCATCATCGATAAGGACAACACCACCGTCGTCGATGGCGCCGGCGCGCGTTCGGACATCGACGCTCGCGTCACGCAGATCAGGGCGCAGATCGAGACAACGACCAGCGACTACGACCGCGAGAAGCTTCAGGAGCGCGTGGCCAAGCTCGCCGGCGGCGTCGCGGTGATCCGCGTCGGCGGCGCAACCGAGGTCGAGGTCAAGGAGAAGAAGGACCGCGTCGACGACGCGCTCCACGCCACCCGCGCCGCGGTCGAGGAGGGCATCCTGCCGGGCGGCGGCATTGCGCTCCTGCGCGCGCTCAAGGCGCTCGAGGGCATCAAGGCCGCGAACGACGACCAGCAGTCAGGTATCGACATTGTCCGCCGGGCGCTGCGCGCGCCGGCACGGCAGATTGCTGACAACGCCGGCGAGGATGGTGCATTCATCGTCGGCAAACTTCTGGAGAGCGAAGACTACAACTGGGGCTTTAACGCCGCCACCGGCCAATATGAAGATCTGGTTGGCTCCGGCGTGATCGATCCCGCCAAGGTGGTCCGCACCGCGCTCCAAGACGCAGCTTCGGTGGCCTCGCTGCTGATCACGACCGAGGCGCTCGTCGCCGAAGCGCCCAAGGATGACAAGGGCGCCAGGGCCACGATGCCGGAAATGGAGTACTGA
- a CDS encoding usg protein: MSRRDFIVQLKGHRLTTAQIHYYRPDAPSLLQLFVWQEYDLAPDFPRLFAFLEHWRREIEAPLHSMCISHEGMIRPTEWRAVDGVIDIR; this comes from the coding sequence ATGAGCCGCCGGGATTTTATCGTGCAGCTAAAGGGCCATCGGCTGACGACGGCACAAATCCACTACTACCGTCCCGATGCGCCCTCGCTGCTGCAGTTGTTCGTTTGGCAGGAGTACGATCTCGCGCCCGACTTTCCAAGGCTGTTCGCGTTTCTCGAGCATTGGCGACGCGAGATCGAGGCCCCGCTCCACTCGATGTGCATTTCCCATGAGGGGATGATCCGCCCTACCGAGTGGCGCGCGGTCGATGGCGTCATCGATATCCGGTGA